The DNA segment GTACATCGTCCTCGGCACCGACGACGACATCGCCGCACGAACAATGTTGGAGGACGGACCGGCAACACGAGAGCCAACGCGACGACTACGGCTTCTTCAGCTCTGCCTTGAGCGAGACCTCGCCAGCAGCGAACACACGGAGCTCTCGCTTGAAAGTCTCGTATCCGTCTTTCTTGACCTCGATCACATGAACGCCCTCGGACAGCTTCAGATTTGCTGGGGCGTTGCCGACGAACAGACCATCGACATAGATGTCGGCGCCTTCAACGGACGCGCTCACGATCACAGTGCCCGTTTGTTGTCCCCCGGGCTGTGCGGCTCCCGGGATCACGACCGTTTGCTGTTGCTGTTGTTGCTGCTGTTGATTCCCCGCCTCGACCTTCGGCCGATCAGGCAGAAAAA comes from the bacterium genome and includes:
- a CDS encoding PEGA domain-containing protein gives rise to the protein FLPDRPKVEAGNQQQQQQQQQTVVIPGAAQPGGQQTGTVIVSASVEGADIYVDGLFVGNAPANLKLSEGVHVIEVKKDGYETFKRELRVFAAGEVSLKAELKKP